One Thermoanaerobaculia bacterium DNA window includes the following coding sequences:
- a CDS encoding CPCC family cysteine-rich protein: MTEPAALHPCAACGFAVHEAGPGSGRICPVCGWIDDAVQLSQPDLSAGANAGACLRSAQRRALVRFPAEVRRHEEWSRDPRWRPLAPGEGPRMAAFSPSSPVCYLEDASVEDSEPYWLDPPPPAEP, translated from the coding sequence GTGACCGAGCCGGCCGCTCTCCACCCCTGCGCCGCGTGCGGTTTCGCCGTGCACGAGGCGGGGCCGGGATCGGGCCGGATCTGTCCCGTCTGCGGATGGATCGACGATGCCGTTCAACTCTCGCAGCCGGACCTCTCGGCGGGCGCGAACGCCGGAGCCTGCCTGAGGAGCGCGCAGCGCCGCGCGCTGGTGCGCTTCCCTGCGGAAGTGCGGAGGCACGAGGAGTGGAGCCGCGATCCGCGGTGGCGGCCTCTCGCGCCGGGGGAGGGCCCGCGGATGGCGGCGTTTTCCCCGTCCTCGCCGGTCTGCTATCTGGAGGACGCGTCCGTCGAGGACTCCGAGCCGTACTGGCTCGATCCGCCGCCTCCCGCCGAACCCTGA
- a CDS encoding glyceraldehyde 3-phosphate dehydrogenase NAD-binding domain-containing protein: protein MAATRVGIMGFGQTGRNVLRILAERSDVEVVAICDTVPADQLLYLLKFDTLFGRFDAPVALEDGRLRLRSREIRFWDGYAKGEVPPWGREKVDVVLDCTARALTREEAARHLEAGAERVVVCTPSAEPLDITIVRGWNDGDLRAGNRLIGLSSPTVSCVAPILSILKESFGVERCFFDAIHAYTNAHRLSDVPLSDKRRGRSAAENIIPQESRSEAMLARLFPDLAGKLTGTAVDVPVANGSVVDLTCWHSRAVTPKAIADAVRAAASGRWKNVVACEEEPIVSSDVTRSVYPCIFDAQATLVLGDRLSKTLCWIDAGWAVATRIVAVVTALSRLGPPPPAGEAETGSAVAAGERT, encoded by the coding sequence ATGGCGGCCACGCGCGTCGGAATCATGGGCTTCGGTCAGACCGGTCGGAACGTGTTGCGCATCCTCGCGGAGCGTTCCGACGTCGAGGTCGTCGCCATCTGCGACACCGTTCCCGCGGATCAGCTCCTCTATCTCCTGAAGTTCGACACGCTGTTCGGCCGCTTCGACGCGCCGGTCGCGCTCGAGGACGGACGTCTCCGCCTGAGAAGCCGGGAGATCCGTTTCTGGGACGGCTACGCGAAAGGCGAAGTCCCGCCATGGGGCCGGGAAAAGGTCGACGTCGTCCTCGACTGCACCGCGCGGGCGCTGACCCGGGAGGAGGCGGCGCGCCATCTCGAGGCGGGGGCGGAGCGGGTCGTCGTCTGCACGCCGTCGGCCGAGCCCCTCGACATCACGATCGTCCGGGGATGGAACGACGGCGATCTGCGCGCCGGGAACCGCCTGATCGGGCTCTCCTCGCCCACGGTCTCGTGCGTGGCGCCCATCCTGTCGATCCTCAAGGAGAGTTTCGGCGTCGAACGGTGCTTCTTCGACGCGATCCACGCCTACACGAACGCGCACCGCCTCTCCGACGTCCCGCTCTCGGACAAGCGGCGCGGGCGCTCCGCCGCCGAGAACATCATTCCGCAGGAGTCGCGCTCCGAGGCGATGCTCGCGCGTCTCTTCCCGGATCTCGCGGGAAAGCTCACCGGCACGGCGGTGGACGTCCCCGTCGCGAACGGCTCGGTCGTGGATCTAACCTGCTGGCACTCCCGCGCGGTGACGCCGAAGGCGATCGCCGACGCCGTGCGAGCCGCCGCGTCCGGACGATGGAAGAACGTCGTGGCCTGCGAGGAGGAGCCGATCGTCTCGAGCGACGTGACCCGAAGCGTCTATCCGTGCATCTTCGACGCTCAGGCGACGCTCGTCCTCGGCGACCGGCTCTCGAAGACGCTCTGCTGGATCGACGCGGGATGGGCCGTCGCGACCCGCATCGTCGCGGTCGTCACGGCGCTGTCGCGCCTGGGACCCCCGCCGCCGGCCGGAGAGGCGGAAACGGGGAGCGCGGTGGCGGCGGGAGAGCGGACGTGA
- the gap gene encoding type I glyceraldehyde-3-phosphate dehydrogenase, whose protein sequence is MTIRVGINGFGRIGRTVFRILASRPSIEVVGINDLFEADQLAYLLQYDTVMGKYPGEVIAEDGTLSASGRRVKLAHERDPEKIPWREWGASIVVESTGAFRRRDEIAKHLAAGAERVILTVPPKDEIDAMVVIGVNDDTLRPEHRLVSNASCTTNCLAPVAKILDDAFGIEDGLMSTVHAYTNDQRLADVPHKDLRRSRAAALNIIPTSTGAARAVGKILPKLKGKIDGIAMRVPVPDGSIVELVCRLRRRPTKAEVNDAVRSAAMGRLARIVEYSEAPLVSTDIIGNPHSAVFDALSTRADGDGYARVLAWYDNEWGYSERVADLVEILSRLRPAA, encoded by the coding sequence GTGACGATCCGGGTCGGAATCAACGGGTTCGGGCGCATCGGGAGGACCGTCTTCCGGATCCTCGCCTCCCGTCCGTCGATCGAGGTCGTCGGGATCAACGATCTCTTCGAGGCCGACCAGCTGGCCTACCTCCTTCAGTACGACACCGTCATGGGGAAATACCCGGGCGAGGTCATCGCGGAGGACGGGACGCTCTCCGCGTCGGGCCGTCGGGTGAAGCTCGCGCACGAGCGGGACCCCGAGAAGATCCCGTGGCGCGAGTGGGGGGCCTCGATCGTCGTCGAGTCGACGGGGGCCTTCCGGCGCCGCGACGAGATCGCGAAGCATCTGGCGGCGGGCGCCGAGCGGGTGATCCTGACGGTGCCGCCCAAGGATGAGATCGACGCCATGGTCGTGATCGGCGTCAACGACGACACCCTCCGGCCCGAGCATCGCCTCGTGTCCAACGCGTCGTGCACCACGAACTGCCTCGCGCCCGTCGCGAAGATCCTCGACGACGCGTTCGGGATCGAGGACGGTCTGATGTCGACCGTCCACGCGTACACGAACGACCAGCGGCTGGCCGACGTCCCGCACAAGGACCTTCGGAGAAGCCGGGCCGCGGCGTTGAACATCATCCCGACCTCGACCGGGGCGGCGCGCGCGGTCGGGAAGATCCTTCCGAAGCTCAAGGGAAAGATCGACGGGATCGCGATGAGGGTGCCCGTCCCGGACGGCTCGATCGTCGAGCTCGTCTGCCGCCTGCGCCGCCGCCCGACGAAGGCGGAGGTCAACGATGCGGTGCGGTCCGCCGCGATGGGGCGCCTCGCGCGCATCGTCGAGTACAGCGAGGCTCCGCTCGTCTCGACCGACATCATCGGGAACCCGCATTCCGCGGTCTTCGACGCGCTCTCGACGCGGGCCGACGGCGACGGCTATGCGCGCGTGCTCGCCTGGTACGACAACGAATGGGGATACTCGGAGCGGGTCGCGGATCTGGTCGAGATACTTTCCCGCCTCCGGCCTGCGGCCTAA